The following proteins are co-located in the Pyxidicoccus xibeiensis genome:
- a CDS encoding response regulator, translating into MAQQIRALVVDDSQAMRRSIMYALQRLDGVVCTEAQDGAEGLKKLTQGRFDLVLTDINMPLMDGLKLISHIRQATDHRNVPIVVITTEGAAADRERAMRLGASAYLVKPVQARVVMDTVRDLLKLD; encoded by the coding sequence ATGGCGCAGCAGATCCGAGCACTGGTGGTGGACGACTCGCAGGCGATGCGGCGGAGCATCATGTATGCCCTGCAGCGCCTGGACGGCGTGGTCTGCACCGAGGCGCAGGATGGGGCCGAGGGGCTGAAGAAGCTGACGCAGGGGCGCTTCGACCTGGTGCTGACGGACATCAACATGCCGCTGATGGACGGGCTGAAGCTCATCAGCCACATCCGCCAGGCGACGGACCACCGCAACGTGCCCATCGTCGTCATCACCACGGAGGGCGCGGCGGCGGACCGCGAGCGGGCGATGCGGCTGGGCGCCAGCGCGTACCTCGTGAAGCCCGTGCAGGCCCGCGTGGTGATGGACACGGTGCGTGACCTGCTGAAGCTGGACTGA